The DNA window TTAAATCTTTCATAGAGCTTAAAGAAGTTTCTACTTATGAAGAGGGAGTAAACCTAATAAGAGATAGAAAGGCTACATCTATTGTAATGATTGATTCGGACTTTTCTCAAAATCTAAATTTAGGAGAACAGGTAAATATAAAGGTTTACAATAGCCAATACAGTAACTATAGAGCTTCAATTGTTAAAAGCTTAATAGATAGCTTTATAAATACTAGCAATTCTATGGAGGCTATTAAAAAATTAAGTGATAAAGGTTTTGTTCCAATATCAAATAGCAATATAGAAGAGGTACCTATTTCAATAACAGGAAAATTACCTAGAGCAATAGACTACTATGCTGTGACTATGCTCGTTATGTCTATAATGTATGGAACCATTCATGGGGCCAATTTAATCGCAGAGGATAGGTATCAAAGAACGGAAATAAGACTTAAAAGCTCCCCATTGAAAAACTATCAGCTTTTTTTAGGTAGATTGCTAGCTACTATAACTACATTGATTCTACAGGTTTTCATTATAATTGGATGTACTAAATATGTTTTCAAAGCAAATTGGGGTAATAATATGCCATTTATTTTATTTACTTGCTTTTCTGCTATTATCATGGCAGTTGGCATAGGAATAATGGTTTATAGCGTATTTAAGGACGCAGGCAAAGTTTCTATGATATTAAATCTAGCAGTTATGATTTTCACATTTTTAGGTGGAGGATATTTTCCTATAGGCGATTTTGGACCTAAAACTAAGGAATTGGCTTCATACCTGTCGCCTAATTATATGATACAGCGAATATTGTTTAATAACATATATGGAGGAAGCCCCGTGGAAATTCAAACATATTTAATTGTAATATGGGGTATTACCATTGCAGCCTTTGCAATATCTTCCCTTGCAGGAAGGAGGAATTTAGATGAATATTTTTAAGAATAATTTTAGAAGGATATTAAGGAAAAAGAGCAGCATAATCTTTATGTTTGTACTTCCCATATTCTCAATGATTTTTTCCATTGTAGTGGTTAATAACAGCTTTCCTCTTACTGTAGGAGTTGTAGATTATGATAAGACAGAGCTTAGTAAATTCCTAATTACAAGCATAGAAAGCAGCTGTAAGGTAGTATTAGTAGAAGAAGATAGTATAAATGATAAACTAATAAACTTAACTATAGATTTTGCTATTAAAATTCCTGATGGATTTACTGAAGATATTATTACAAATAAAACGCCTAAAATAAGTACATACAAGATAAAAGAAACAGGAGACACTACTCCCTTAAGCGTTGCATTAAATAATAATATAAATGCAGCTAAGAATATTGCAAGAGTGGCAGAAGGAGATTATGTGAGGTTCTATAAGGGTCTAGGGCTCTACAAAAATGGCAGTTTTAATGCTGAATATAAAACCATTGAGGGAACAGATAGAACACAGGATAAATTACTGCAGAGCTTTGGCTTTATTGTCATGTTCATGATGTACCTCTCTAATAATGCTGCAAGACTTATGCTTGA is part of the Proteiniborus sp. MB09-C3 genome and encodes:
- a CDS encoding ABC transporter permease, which codes for MNIFKNNFRRILRKKSSIIFMFVLPIFSMIFSIVVVNNSFPLTVGVVDYDKTELSKFLITSIESSCKVVLVEEDSINDKLINLTIDFAIKIPDGFTEDIITNKTPKISTYKIKETGDTTPLSVALNNNINAAKNIARVAEGDYVRFYKGLGLYKNGSFNAEYKTIEGTDRTQDKLLQSFGFIVMFMMYLSNNAARLMLEDKRYKTYPRIFSSPITAKSYMFENILSSIAIIGIQVTLVLIIAIKVFNLFLGSSILGVVVLLALFGVCSVAMSVAINNFSRNLGQSNVLSQFIILAVSYLGGCFWPREIMPGFLQQLGRFVPSTWVLEGIEKQLLKPDISAIYLEICILALFSLTFFLIGLCRRNSVEN
- a CDS encoding ABC transporter permease, which produces MNMLNIAYYGIIRNLRDRQSLSLMILLPLMSTLILGTALSSSFNTVSSISKTTICYINEDEGWAGEAFHEFINSEDVKSFIELKEVSTYEEGVNLIRDRKATSIVMIDSDFSQNLNLGEQVNIKVYNSQYSNYRASIVKSLIDSFINTSNSMEAIKKLSDKGFVPISNSNIEEVPISITGKLPRAIDYYAVTMLVMSIMYGTIHGANLIAEDRYQRTEIRLKSSPLKNYQLFLGRLLATITTLILQVFIIIGCTKYVFKANWGNNMPFILFTCFSAIIMAVGIGIMVYSVFKDAGKVSMILNLAVMIFTFLGGGYFPIGDFGPKTKELASYLSPNYMIQRILFNNIYGGSPVEIQTYLIVIWGITIAAFAISSLAGRRNLDEYF